One window from the genome of Bradyrhizobium xenonodulans encodes:
- a CDS encoding glycosyltransferase family 2 protein, whose product MTLGSDVSGMTATAGSAAAKGMSIVVPVYNEAAGLAALHQRICDLAKTLRERYRLACEVVYVDDGSADATLSIARSLPADAIDVQVVSLSRNFGKEAALMAGLDHARLGAVMFMDGDGQHPPVLVEQLVRHWIEDGYDVVYTAKAHRDNEPFLRRLAGRGFYALINWGARQKIPEDAGDFRLLSPRAVAALRQLPERNRFFKGLASWIGFRQIRVDYEPAPRTHGVTTFSAARLLGLSIEGVTSFSVAPLRFASLLGVILAGGAFLFGLSILWEVWTTGKQVPGYPSLVIGLMTIGGVQLIMIGIVGEYIGKILSELKARPIYFVAEHSEKHAEADDAAKRTAAE is encoded by the coding sequence ATGACGCTGGGCTCTGACGTTTCCGGCATGACGGCCACCGCAGGCTCCGCCGCCGCGAAGGGGATGTCGATCGTCGTTCCCGTCTACAACGAGGCGGCGGGCCTCGCCGCCCTGCACCAGCGCATCTGCGATCTCGCGAAAACCCTGCGAGAGCGTTATCGCCTCGCCTGCGAGGTCGTCTATGTCGACGACGGCAGCGCGGATGCGACGCTGTCGATCGCCCGCTCGCTGCCGGCCGATGCGATCGACGTCCAGGTCGTTTCGCTGTCGCGCAATTTCGGCAAGGAGGCCGCGCTGATGGCCGGGCTCGACCATGCCCGGCTCGGCGCCGTCATGTTCATGGACGGCGACGGCCAGCATCCGCCTGTTCTGGTCGAGCAGCTCGTGCGGCACTGGATCGAGGACGGCTATGACGTCGTCTATACCGCCAAGGCCCATCGCGACAACGAGCCCTTCCTGCGGCGGCTCGCCGGGCGCGGCTTCTACGCGCTGATCAATTGGGGCGCCCGCCAGAAAATCCCCGAGGACGCCGGCGATTTCCGCCTGCTGTCGCCGCGCGCGGTGGCAGCACTCAGGCAGCTCCCGGAGCGCAACCGCTTCTTCAAGGGCCTCGCAAGCTGGATCGGCTTCCGCCAGATCCGCGTCGACTACGAGCCCGCGCCGCGCACCCACGGCGTGACGACATTCAGCGCCGCGCGTCTGCTCGGTCTTTCGATCGAAGGGGTGACCTCGTTCTCGGTAGCGCCGCTGCGCTTCGCCAGCCTGCTCGGCGTCATCCTCGCCGGCGGCGCCTTCCTGTTCGGCCTCTCGATCCTGTGGGAGGTCTGGACCACCGGCAAGCAGGTGCCCGGCTATCCTTCGCTGGTGATCGGCCTGATGACGATCGGCGGCGTGCAGCTCATCATGATCGGCATCGTCGGCGAATATATCGGCAAGATCCTCTCCGA